In the genome of Lycorma delicatula isolate Av1 chromosome 8, ASM4794821v1, whole genome shotgun sequence, one region contains:
- the LOC142329169 gene encoding uncharacterized protein LOC142329169 isoform X1, giving the protein MREADNLRERIMENLITHFSADSDSSEETVSASSDLEEFYARSTTENTEGNITGDLNKNEGDDENSILPMEVNLDDETEEPRDAQFNDTELDAEDPLNIDNTPTSTTVIETVPTPKIISTATVVNDDKPNEQKATGQNIHVRQNLTENPAPLPVVPVNPVRKRMQLKRPLPVSDILDGYNAKVSIEDEYKNYIDEDKAFLMSLLPAMKELTGPQKMEFKMTVLNELKRIRYPSSTPTPQTVGNLTVLPYAFQPIPNLANISHVIPIQQRTINPTTLQQVINKNSSTTQQTCKILSSQPPPLAAIIPQTVSATSAETAKQKQSPTVSSTATTAATVTAKPTPVEPPAKRASVSKDNNARSQPSATETKKTTSRRTPARRKPKKQAATNETQNNTEETQIITSDLTTPQDEEETRNDGELRTEIDLDEIKIEHIKVEPYDDEDTEDAMENC; this is encoded by the coding sequence ATCCACCACGGAAAATACTGAAGGAAACATAACCGGAGACTTGAACAAAAATGAGGGTGACGATGAGAATTCGATACTACCGATGGAAGTGAATCTCGACGATGAAACTGAAGAACCGCGAGATGCACAGTTCAACGATACCGAATTAGACGCAGAAGATCCGTTAAATATCGATAATACGCCGACGTCGACGACAGTAATAGAAACCGTACCGACGCCGAAAATAATATCTACGGCTACCGTCGTTAACGACGATAAACCGAACGAACAAAAAGCGACCGGTCAAAATATCCACGTCAGACAGAATCTCACAGAAAACCCTGCGCCATTACCGGTGGTTCCGGTAAATCCGGTCCGCAAGAGGATGCAGTTAAAAAGACCGCTTCCGGTGTCCGATATTCTGGACGGATACAACGCCAAGGTGAGCATCGAAGacgaatataaaaattacatcgaCGAAGATAAAGCGTTTCTTATGTcgttgttaccggcgatgaaagaATTAACGGGTCCgcaaaaaatggaatttaaaatgaCCGTATTGAACGAATTAAAAAGGATACGGTACCCGTCCTCGACACCGACGCCGCAAACCGTCGGAAATTTAACCGTGTTACCGTACGCCTTCCAACCGATTCCAAATTTAGCCAATATAAGTCACGTTATACCGATTCAACAGAGAACGATAAATCCTACGACGTTACAACAAGTCATAAATAAGAACAGCTCGACGACGCAACAGacttgtaaaatattatcttcaCAACCGCCACCGCTGGCGGCCATAATTCCACAAACCGTCTCTGCGACGTCCGCAGAGACGGCGAAACAAAAACAAAGTCCTACAGTCAGCAGTACGGCGACGACTGCGGCTACCGTTACCGCTAAGCCGACACCGGTCGAACCACCGGCAAAAAGAGCATCCGTATCTAAAGATAATAACGCCCGATCGCAACCGTCGGCTACCGAAACTAAAAAAACAACGTCGAGAAGAACTCCCGCCAGAAGAAAACCGAAAAAACAAGCTGCGACTAATGAAACGCAGAATAATACCGAAGAAACGCAAATCATTACGAGCGATTTAACGACTCCGCAAGATGAGGAAGAAACTAGGAACGATGGAGAGTTACGGACCGAAATAgatttagatgaaattaaaatagaGCATATAAAAGTCGAGCCTTACGACGACGAAGATACTGAAGACGCCatggaaaactgttaa
- the LOC142329172 gene encoding uncharacterized protein LOC142329172 codes for MARKPKLTPLCIQRIKQHPILYDFQHPEFLNTTKKRKTWDNIASKLQLTGNQLKGKWKNIKDGYVKYLRSLNAKKLTPAMKTYRQFPWAKQMEHFQPYLKFRNDEVHSVIVKKEVENQSVSDNAPEFIDVFENGKFPDHASEFSSSFETNGVPDMPLQIEIDECFSLESKPLTRSSTRNSKRIIKRPNSSNEYVVPSDKNVTDRYARTVNDIANEFDATELLFLAYAKTIKKFSPHRQVLVKFKFAQIMMEEELQQNCDNNQ; via the exons ATGGCACGAAAACCTAAATTAACACCGTTATGTATTCAACGGATTAAGCAACATCCGATATTGTATGACTTTCAACATCCAGAGTTTTTAAATAcgactaaaaaaagaaaaacgtgggATAACATAGCATCAAAGCTACAACTTACCG GGAATCAATTAAAAGGTAAATGGAAAAACATTAAAGAcggttatgtaaaatatttaagaagtcTCAACGCAAAAAAATTGACTCCTGCGATGAAAACTTACCGACAGTTTCCGTGGGCGAAACAAATGGAACATTTTCAACCGTATTTAAAATTTCGAAACGACGAGGTTCATTCGGTAATAGttaaaaaagaagtagaaaatcAGAGCGTTTCTGATAACGCGCCAGAATTTATCGATGTATTCGAGAACGGTAAATTTCCTGATCATGCATCAGAATTTTCTTCTTCGTTCGAAACGAATGGAGTGCCGGATATGCCGTTACAGATCGAAATCGACGAGTGTTTTTCTTTAGAATCGAAACCGCTGACGCGCAGTTCTACCAGAAATAGTAAAAGGATAATTAAACGTCCTAATTCTTCTAATGAATACGTAGTACCTTCTGATAAAAATGTTACAGATCGGTATGCACGAACCGTTAACGATATCGCCAACGAATTTGATGCTACCGAACTTCTTTTTTTGGCTTAcgcaaaaactattaaaaaattttctccaCACCGGCAGGtgcttgtaaaatttaaatttgcgcAGATCATGATGGAAGAAGAACTTCAACAAAATTGTGATAATAATCAATGA